GTCGGGTGAATGATTATTTTTACTTTGTGTGTTTTCTTGTGTTTTTTCACGGGACAAAAAATAATACTTATATCCCATTAACTAGGATAATTTGGAATAAAGAGAGGGAATTCTAGAAGATGGAATTTTGTCCTAAATGCGGTTCACGCCTTGAGCCTAAAAAAACCGACGGAACCTCATTTGTGCTGTGCTGCGCAAAATGCAGCTTTACAAAACAGCCACTTGACCGCAAAGCTGAGGCACGAACCGGCGCCGTTCTACAGCCTAAGCCTAAACCATTCATGACGGTGGTTGCCCAATCAGACGAAGTTAACACTATGACCAAAATAAAGAAGCAATGCGAGAAATGCGGCAACATGGAAGTCTATGTTTGGCAAGTGCAAACGCGCGGCGGAGATGAAGCGTCAACTCAGTTTATGCGTTGCACAAAATGCGGACACACGTTTAGAGAATACACTTAATCTTGGAAAATTATTAAAAGCCCCATCTCATATAGGGGTATTCTTGGAGTAAAATTGAATGCCCAAAAAAGAGAAACCGTTAAC
This genomic stretch from Candidatus Bathyarchaeota archaeon harbors:
- a CDS encoding transcription factor S, with the translated sequence MEFCPKCGSRLEPKKTDGTSFVLCCAKCSFTKQPLDRKAEARTGAVLQPKPKPFMTVVAQSDEVNTMTKIKKQCEKCGNMEVYVWQVQTRGGDEASTQFMRCTKCGHTFREYT